The proteins below are encoded in one region of Heliangelus exortis chromosome 22, bHelExo1.hap1, whole genome shotgun sequence:
- the AIF1L gene encoding allograft inflammatory factor 1-like — protein MAVPRRPSGGGLRRAPQDGRLEEINKEFLCDPKFSDEEDLEEKLAVFKEKYMEFDLNNQGEIDLMSVKRMMEKMGAPKTHLELKKMISEVTGGVSETISYQDFVNVMLGKRSAVLKLVMMFEGKANESNPKPSGPPPERDIASLP, from the exons ATGGCGGTTCCGCGCCGGCCGAGCGGCGGGGGGCTGCGGAGAGCCCCGCAGGACGGGCGACTGGAGGAGATCAACAAG GAATTCCTCTGTGACCCAAAGTTCAGTGATGAAGAAGATCTGGAGGAGAAGTTGGCTGTGTTCAAAG AGAAGTACATGGAGTTTGACCTCAACAACCAAGGGGAAATTG ATTTGATGTCTGTCAAAAGGATGATGGAGAAGATGGGTGCTCCCAAGACCCACCTAGAACTGAAGAAGATGATTTCTGAGGTGACTGGAGGGGTCAGTGAGACCATCTCATACCAGGACTTTGTCAACGTGATGCTTGGGAAACGTTCTGCTGTGCTGAAACT GGTCATGATGTTTGAAGGAAAAGCCAATGAAAGCAACCCAAAACCTTCTGGTCCACCTCCAGAGAGAGACATAGCCAGCCTCCCTTGA